The Leishmania panamensis strain MHOM/PA/94/PSC-1 chromosome 5 sequence genomic sequence CCGCTGTATTGGGCATTCCACCGCCTACagtctctcccctctccaacTTCCGCTGTGGCATGCACCGAACTGCGTCGCTTTCTGCCgccgcaccccctccctgctcctcctctcctctcccacctCACCTCCATGCGTGCTCACGTGCGAACTCGGTTTCGCTCAGTGATGTGGACTTGCTCTTCATTTCGCGCAAAGGAAGCGAGCGGGGAGTTATCCATCTGATGCAGCATCCGTGTGGAGCTAGGAGCTAAGTAACGTCCCTCACTCCGCCTTACCTTCTCCACCAGTCGCTCCCACTCTTACCCAGACTTCCGGCCTTTAACCCTCTCTCGTTCGCACCCcctccgctttctcctcGTCCGATCGTCCGCGCATCGCTCTTACTcacctccacacacacacacacacacacacacacacacacacacacaacactgcagctgacccgccgcctcgctcttctctacctctcccctcttttcccaaACTCCACCTGATAGCCATAAActcagcgagagagaggtaagcagcagcacacccagCAACAGGAAACCCATCCTCTACGCCACCTCTTGTACTCCAGTTCATCTTACACCCAGTGCCGTTAGCCTCCACGCTACAGTACAGCACCACTAcaccccccaccaccaccaccactgccagcgcctgcgcacTTCACACGcgtgctgcttctccccttttttgtaCCCATTCTCTACGTCCTACCTACGCCTCTACCACCCTGGCCCATCAGCCGCAACACAACCTCTCACCCCTTCGCCCCAGCAAATTCCCGCAATGCCCAGCGCCGTTGCCAACCTCCCCACTACGCAGCGCCCCACCCGCCATGCCACTCTTTTCACAGAATACCAGGAGGCTTATCAGTGGCGCGGACTGCCGGAGAAGCCAGTAGCCACAAACGATGACAACGACTACCCACAGGTACATGTAGACCAAGCCATGTACAACTNNNNNNNNNNNNNNNNNNNNNNNNNNNNNNNNNNNNNNNNNNNNNNNNNNNNNNNNNNNNNNNNNNNNNNNNNNNNNNNNNNNNNNNNNNNNNNNNNNNNNNNNNNNNNNNNNNNNNNNNNNNNNNNNNNNNNNNNNNNNNNNNNNNNNNNNNNNNNNNNNNNNNNNNNNNNNNNNNNNNNNNNNNNNNNNNNNNNNNNNNNNNNNNNNNNNNNNNNNNNNNNNNNNNNNNNNNNNNNNNNNNNNNNNNNNNNNNNNNNNNNNNNNNNNNNNNNNNNNNNNNNNNNNNNNNNNNNNNNNNNNNNNNNNNNNNNNNNNNNNNNNNNNNNNNNNNNNNNNNNNNNNNNNNNNNNNNNNNNNNNNNNNNNNNNNNNNNNNNNNNNNNNNNNNNNNNNNNNNNNNNNNNNNNNNNNNNNNNNNNNNNNNNNNNNNNNNNNNNNNNNNNNNNNNNNNNNNNNNNNNNNNNNNNNNNNNNNNNNNNNNNNNNNNNNNNNNNNNNNNNNNNNNNNNNNNNNNNNNNNNNNNNNNNNNNNNNNNNNNNNNNNNNNNNNNNNNNNNNNNNNNNNNNNNNNNNNNNNNNNNNNNNNNNNNNNNNNNNNNNNNNNNNNNNNNNNNNNNNNNNNNNNNNNNNNNNNNNNNNNNNNNNNNNNNNNNNNNNNNNNNNNNNNNNNNNNNNNNNNNNNNNNNNNNNNNNNNNNNNNNNNNNNNNNNNNNNNNNNNNNNNNNNNNNNNNNNNNNNNNNNNNNNNNNNNNNNNNNNNNNNNNNNNNNNNNNNNNNNNNNNNNNNNNNNNNNNNNNNNNNNNNNNNNNNNNNNNNNNNNNNNNNNNNNNNNNNNNNNNNNNNNNNNNNNNNNNNNNNNNNNNNNNNNNNNNNNNNNNNNNNNNNNNNNNNNNNNNNNNNNNNNNNNNNNNNNNNNNNNNNNNNNNNNNNNNNNNNNNNNNNNNNNNNNNNNNNNNNNNNNNNNNNNNNNNNNNNNNNNNNNNNNNNNNNNNNNNNNNNNNNNNNNNNNNNNNNNNNNNNNNNNNNNNNNNNNNNNNNNNNNNNNNNNNNNNNNNNNNNNNNNNNNNNNNNNNNNNNNNNNNNNNNNNNNNNNNNNNNNNNNNNNNNNNNNNNNNNNNNNNNNNNNNNNNNNNNNNNNNNNNNNNNNNNNNNNNNNNNNNNNNNNNNNNNNNNNNNNNNNNNNNNNNNNNNNNNNNNNNNNNNNNNNNNNNNNNNNNNNNNNNNNNNNNNNNNNNNNNNNNNNNNNNNNNNNNNNNNNNNNNNNNNNNNNNNNNNNNNNNNNNNNNNNNNNNNNNNNNNNNNNNNNNNNNNNNNNNNNNNNNNNNNNNNNNNNNNNNNNNNNNNNNNNNNNNNNNNNNNNNNNNNNNNNNNNNNNNNNNNNNNNNNNNNNNNNNNNNNNNNNNNNNNNNNNNNNNNNNNNNNNNNNNNNNNNNNNNNNNNNNNNNNNNNNNNNNNNNNNNNNNNNNNNNNNNNNNNNNNNNNNNNNNNNNNNNNNNNNNNNNNNNNNNNNNNNNNNNNNNNNNNNNNNNNNNNNNNNNNNNNNNNNNNNNNNNNNNNNNNNNNNNNNNNNNNNNNNNNNNNNNNNNNNNNNNNNNNNNNNNNNNNNNNNNNNNNNNNNNNNNNNNNNNNNNNNNNNNNNNNNNNNNNNNNNNNNNNNNNNNNNNNNNNNNNNNNNNNNNNNNNNNNNNNNNNNNNNNNNNNNNNNNNNNNNNNNNNNNNNNNNNNNNNNNNNNNNNNNNNNNNNNNNNNNNNNNNNNNNNNNNNNNNNNNNNNNNNNNNNNNNNNNNNNNNNNNNNNNNNNNNNNNNNNNNNNNNNNNNNNNNNNNNNNNNNNNNNNNNNNNNNNNNNNNNNNNNNNNNNNNNNNNNNNNNNNNNNNNNNNNNNNNNNNNNNNNNNNNNNNNNNNNNNNNNNNNNNNNNNNNNNNNNNNNNNNNNNNNNNNNNNNNNNNNNNNNNNNNNNNNNNNNNNNNNNNNNNNNNNNNNNNNNNNNNNNNNNNNNNNNNNNNNNNNNNNNNNNNNNNNNNNNNNNNNNNNNNNNNNNNNNNNNNNNNNNNNNNNNNNNNNNNNNNNNNNNNNNNNNNNNNNNNNNNNNNNNNNNNNNNNNNNNNNNNNNNNNNNNNNNNNNNNNNNNNNNNNNNNNNNNNNNNNNNNNNNNNNNNNNNNNNNNNNNNNNNNNNNNNNNNNNNNNNNNNNNNNNNNNNNNNNNNNNNNNNNNNNNNNNNNNNNNNNNNNNNNNNNNNNNNNNNNNNNNNNNNNNNNNNNNNNNNNNNNNNNNNNNNNNNNNNNNNNNNNNNNNNNNNNNNNNNNNNNNNNNNNNNNNNNNNNNNNNNNNNNNNNNNNNNNNNNNNNNNNNNNNNNNNNNNNNNNNNNNNNNNNNNNNNNNNNNNNNNNNNNNNNNNNNNNNNNNNNNNNNNNNNNNNNNNNNNNNNNNNNNNNNNNNNNNNNNNNNNNNNNNNNNNNNNNNNNNNNNNNNNNNNNNNNNNNNNNNNNNNNNNNNNNNNNNNNNNNNNNNNNNNNNNNNNNNNNNNNNNNNNNNNNNNNNNNNNNNNNNNNNNNNNNNNNNNNNNNNNNNNNNNNNNNNNNNNNNNNNNNNNNNNNNNNNNNNNNNNNNNNNNNNNNNNNNNNNNNNNNNNNNNNNNNNNNNNNNNNNNNNNNNNNNNNNNNNNNNNNNNNNNNNNNNNNNNNNNNNNNNNNNNNNNNNNNNNNNNNNNNNNNNNNNNNNNNNNNNNNNNNNNNNNNNNNNNNNNNNNNNNNNNNNNNNNNNNNNNNNNNNNNNNNNNNNNNNNNNNNNNNNNNNNNNNNNNNNNNNNNNNNNNNNNNNNNNNNNNNNNNNNNNNNNNNNNNNNNNNNNNNNNNNNNNNNNNNNNNNNNNNNNNNNNNNNNNNNNNNNNNNNNNNNNNNNNNNNNNNNNNNNNNNNNNNNNNNNNNNNNNNNNNNNNNNNNNNNNNNNNNNNNNNNNNNNNNNNNNNNNNNNNNNNNNNNNNNNNNNNNNNNNNNNNNNNNNNNNNNNNNNNNNNNNNNNNNNNNNNNNNNNNNNNNNNNNNNNNNNNNNNNNNNNNNNNNNNNNNNNNNNNNNNNNNNNNNNNNNNNNNNNNNNNNNNNNNNNNNNNNNNNNNNNNNNNNNNNNNNNNNNNNNNNNNNNNNNNNNNNNNNNNNNNNNNNNNNNNNNNNNNNNNNNNNNNNNNNNNNNNNNNNNNNNNNNNNNNNNNNNNNNNNNNNNNNNNNNNNNNNNNNNNNNNNNNNNNNNNNNNNNNNNNNNNNNNNNNNNNNNNNNNNNNNNNNNNNNNNNNNNNNNNNNNNNNNNNNNNNNNNNNNNNNNNNNNNNNNNNNNNNNNNNNNNNNNNNNNNNNNNNNNNNNNNNNNNNNNNNNNNNNNNNNNNNNNNNNNNNNNNNNNNNNNNNNNNNNNNNNNNNNNNNNNNNNNNNNNNNNNNNNNNNNNNNNNNNNNNNNNNNNNNNNNNNNNNNNNNNNNNNNNNNNNNNNNNNNNNNNNNNNNNNNNNNNNNNNNNNNNNNNNNNNNNNNNNNNNNNNNNNNNNNNNNNNNNNNNNNNNNNNNNNNNNNNNNNNNNNNNNNNNNNNNNNNNNNNNNNNNNNNNNNNNNNNNNNNNNNNNNNNNNNNNNNNNNNNNNNNNNNNNNNNNNNNNNNNNNNNNNNNNNNNNNNNNNNNNNNNNNNNNNNNNNNNNNNNNNNNNNNNNNNNNNNNNNNNNNNNNNNNNNNNNNNNNNNNNNNNNNNNNNNNNNNNNNNNNNNNNNNNNNNNNNNNNNNNNNNNNNNNNNNNNNNNNNNNNNNNNNNNNNNNNNNNNNNNNNNNNNNNNNNNNNNNNNNNNNNNNNNNNNNNNNNNNNNNNNNNNNNNNNNNNNNNNNNNNNNNNNNNNNNNNNNNNNNNNNNNNNNNNNNNNNNNNNNNNNNNNNNNNNNNNNNNNNNNNNNNNNNNNNNNNNNNNNNNNNNNNNNNNNNNNNNNNNNNNNNNNNNNNNNNNNNNNNNNNNNNNNNNNNNNNNNNNNNNNNNNNNNNNNNNNNNNNNNNNNNNNNNNNNNNNNNNNNNNNNNNNNNNNNNNNNNNNNNNNNNNNNNNNNNNNNNNNNNNNNNNNNNNNNNNNNNNNNNNNNNNNNNNNNNNNNNNNNNNNNNNNNNNNNNNNNNNNNNNNNNNNNNNNNNNNNNNNNNNNNNNNNNNNNNNNNNNNNNNNNNNNNNNNNNNNNNNNNNNNNNNNNNNNNNNNNNNNNNNNNNNNNNNNNNNNNNNNNNNNNNNNNNNNNNNNNNNNNNNNNNNNNNNNNNNNNNNNNNNNNNNNNNNNNNNNNNNNNNNNNNNNNNNNNNNNNNNNNNNNNNNNNNNNNNNNNNNNNNNNNNNNNNNNNNNNNNNNNNNNNNNNNNNNNNNNNNNNNNNNNNNNNNNNNNNNNNNNNNNNNNNNNNNNNNNNNNNNNNNNNNNNNNNNNNNNNNNNNNNNNNNNNNNNNNNNNNNNNNNNNNNNNNNNNNNNNNNNNNNNNNNNNNNNNNNNNNNNNNNNNNNNNNNNNNNNNNNNNNNNNNNNNNNNNNNNNNNNNNNNNNNNNNNNNNNNNNNNNNNNNNNNNNNNNNNNNNNNNNNNNNNNNNNNNNNNNNNNNNNNNNNNNNNNNNNNNNNNNNNNNNNNNNNNNNNNNNNNNNNNNNNNNNNNNNNNNNNNNNNNNNNNNNNNNNNNNNNNNNNNNNNNNNNNNNNNNNNNNNNNNNNNNNNNNNNNNNNNNNNNNNNNNNNNNNNNNNNNNNNNNNNNNNNNNNNNNNNNNNNNNNNNNNNNNNNNNNNNNNNNNNNNNNNNNNNNNNNNNNNNNNNNNNNNNNNNNNNNNNNNNNNNNNNNNNNNNNNNNNNNNNNNNNNNNNNNNNNNNNNNNNNNNNNNNNNNNNNNNNNNNNNNNNNNNNNNNNNNNNNNNNNNNNNNNNNNNNNNNNNNNNNNNNNNNNNNNNNNNNNNNNNNNNNNNNNNNNNNNNNNNNNNNNNNNNNNNNNNNNNNNNNNNNNNNNNNNNNNNNNNNNNNNNNNNNNNNNNNNNNNNNNNNNNNNNNNNNNNNNNNNNNNNNNNNNNNNNNNNNNNNNNNNNNNNNNNNNNNNNNNNNNNNNNNNNNNNNNNNNNNNNNNNNNNNNNNNNNNNNNNNNNNNNNNNNNNNNNNNNNNNNNNNNNNNNNNNNNNNNNNNNNNNNNNNNNNNNNNNNNNNNNNNNNNNNNNNNNNNNNNNNNNNNNNNNNNNNNNNNNNNNNNNNNNNNNNNNNNNNNNNNNNNNNNNNNNNNNNNNNNNNNNNNNNNNNNNNNNNNNNNNNNNNNNNNNNNNNNNNNNNNNNNNNNNNNNNNNNNNNNNNNNNNNNNNNNNNNNNNNNNNNNNNNNNNNNNNNNNNNNNNNNNNNNNNNNNNNNNNNNNNNNNNNNNNNNNNNNNNNNNNNTGGATGAATTTAGGAATCATCGTGAAATCGATCGAGATATGTTCATGTCATCTGGTGTTAAAGACTCTCAGGAGTGTGAAACTGTGAGGTCTGCGGGTGACGTATTGGATGAACGGATAGTGTATGGCTCGAGTGCTGGGGAAGGCGATGGCCGTGCTGAGAGAGGTGTGGATAGTCGTGGGGTCTTGTTgatggagcagcagaaggaggTCGCTGGATCGATTGTAAGCGAGGCGTCTGCGATGCCGGCTGAATGCTTAGCGCCCACTGCTGTTTATAGTACACCTGcaaaggtggaggaggtgcacaaCCGCCGTGGGCTTGCGTGCCCTTCCATCTACGAGAGTACGTACGCAAAGGACTACATCGCCTCTGGCAGCGTGACAGCCTCGTTGGCGGGGAATTCGGCTGTACCGCCGCTGAGCATCCCAACATATCGAAATTCTGGTAGCAAGAAGAATACCGGCCGTTCGTCCGTACGCGCCCCCACCATCGCTAGCCAAGCGAAGaacagcgctgcggctgcagctaAGTATCAAGCACCCAGCTCCCAGCGGAGCTCAGCAGAGGAGATGCCGGTCAAGAAGGTGCAACCGGGGGCTCCAGCGCAGAAGGAAGTGCTGGCCATACCCCAACCTCGGCGGAAGGGGTCGTACGAGACTGAATACAACAAAAACTACCGCGCGTACAGCAGTATGCCTACTCCACTCACCACGCCGCGTCACACGCAGGCGTGTGTCCACCATGTGGACCCAGCGTTCTACACCACGACCTGCAACTCTGCCTacgcggcaccgccaccggcaccagTGCGCTCGGCTTTCACACGgccggcagtggcggctcGTCACATGGACCCAGCATTCTACACCACGACCTGCAACTCTGCCTacgcggcaccgccaccggcaccagCGCGCTCAGCCTTTCCACGGCCGGCAGTGGCTGTTCGTCATGTCAACCCCAGCATGTACGTCAGCACGAGCCGTGCCACTTACTTGTAAGCTATGCATGTCACGCGATGCATGATGGTGTCTGTGAGAGTAGAAACTTTCCCTTGCTGggaagaggtgggggtgTTTGGTCAAAAGTTAGAAATGCGTTGCAGAACGAGAACAAGGAGCGTGGTCACgaaggagaggtgaggagaagaggaggagacggggGGGCGGAGAAGAGATGGCCACCGTCACTtactcgctctcttctctccgccccccccccgtctcctctctccccctcctcttcccttcaccttcatcgcctccccacgtctcccctctcgcttgcGCGCCTTcctttggtgtgtgtgcatgacGTTTGTTGTTTATTTGATTTCGCAACAACAGTGCTGTACCGTTttgctttctcctctccctctccttccctccctccctcctcttctctcccccacccccacccctctcgcGGATCTCTTTTTTTGGTTGGACAGTTTTGCTTTGGTTGTTGTTCGTCGTCACTGTATGTTTTGTgcgcggtgtgtgtgcaccgTTGCCCCCACTTCGTTCCCCTCAGCGCCTTGTGCAGTCGTTGAGTAGTGCCCCCACGCAGACACACTCGTCCACCCCGCGTTCGTGCGCGCTTCGACCTCACATGGGGCGCCTCTCGctgtcttccctcccccctccccctcctctctctctaaaTCACCGCCTCGTTCTCAGCTCTACCCGTACGCATCCAAGCACAATCCCGTTCATGTCTGCACGCGCCAAACAAAACGAAGGAAATCCCTCATCCCCCTATCGCCTCGTCCCCATCAACTCTCACTCCACCCACCTCAcccaccttctctttcctctccaccGTTTCGACTATagaggagaacgaggcgcACGCCGAGGCACGCCTGCATCACGAACATCGtcttcttcctttctctctctctctctctttgtgggCGAGCGCGCATTGGTGAACGGGGCCCCTCTGTTTCCCTCacccgcaccgccaccgaccccctccctcctgtaccgccttcgcctctttctctcattGATTGGTTTTGCTCTTCTTAACTGACTTGCTCGAACCCTCTCgttcgcttttctctctgccttaATATGCATTGTGCGTTGGGCCACTGTAGCACATCGGTGGCTGCGCCCCGCCtctcctcactttctctGGGGGACGCTGTacgagggagggaaggggggcgggtAGGTCGTGTGCCGTGCGGAAGTGCGCAAGCGGTTCATAccctcattttttttttttgcttagCATCGATTTCTTCGTCTCccccgtgtgcgtgtgtgtgtgtctgtctgcgtCGCCTCGCTGGAGTGATGCCACCCCCCTGTACTCCaaccccccgcccccgccgccgcatcgctctttccttttcgtaCTCCTCGTATGTGGCGGCCGTCAGTTACCGCGGATCAAAGTccacgcgcagcgctgcggctgcaccagGCCGTTCGGCTTTCTCGGCACACGCCTCCCGCTACACGAGTGGATAAACCCGCTGACACACGCCCAACTTTCACACGCTCTGCAGGAGAGGCGTGGGGGTGTccgcctctctgcgtgtggtggAGTGGGAAGGCCATAGAAGTGGCACTGGCCTGTATGTCTGCCTGCGTCGGTCTGTACGTGTGCCAGTTTGGGTGTCGTCTTCAcgatttctctctctctctctctctcgcttgtcgtcgtgtgtgcgtgtgtgtgtgggtgtgtgtgtgtgcgtgtgtgtgcgtgtgcgcgtgtgtgtgggtgtgtgtgtgtgcgtgtatggggggaggggggcgggtggACCTGCGCTGTGGAAGTGTGGATCATCCGTCTTACTTtctcgtgctgctgatggcgccAACACTCACGCACGTAACCCctccccgccctccctcccacgtACGCTTCTCGCTGGTTTCGTTGTCCTTCACtttgcccacccacccctcccttccttttctctcgcgttgctcctctccctctccctctccctcctcttcgtcttccgTATTAATTTCTCTGTGGTGGTCTCTTGTTTCAAGTCCCCGCCCCTCCggcccctcttcctctcccgctctcgGCTCTACCGTCGCtacaggagagggagagagcgggagagacTCACGTGAAGGGAATGGAATGCGCCAACGCATGGGGCTATAAGAAGGGcgcccactgctgctgttgcggatGTGGCTAACTCGATGAGCACGTTGCTCCTCCCAATGCATTTACTCCTCGACAAGTCATCAcctcaacagcagcacaagtAGTACCGAGTGACGCTCCGTGTTatcctctctcaccccctcccgcctctcttccgctgctgAGAATGGGGCAAGAGCGGAGAGCATCACGCTAGCGAAGAATTGGACAGAGAAAgtaggggagggaaggggaggcaCTGATCCCTGGATGATACCACGCGCTGAGTTGTCCCCCTCGCCCACGCGTCATCAGGGCTGGCGAAGGAAGACGACGAAGGAACGgagtgaaggggagggggaggtgcacaTCTTTTTATATGTACCTATTACctctatgtgtgtggggggggtgtcTCCCCGTTCTGCTCCGCTTGCTGTACCCGCCATGTACGACGcgaaaaagcgagagagaacatCGACAGTGCGGTGGGGATGGGTAAGCGAGATATAATGATGATGGCGGGTGTCAACCAGGGGAGGTGCTAATGTGGAGTGGCTCGCTTGCCCTTGCTCGGATAGGAGGCCCTCTATGTTGTTTGGATTGGAGCTCATGTGACTCGACcgcggggaagggggggagaatgcactggtggtggtggcgaggacGAATGGCCACTGAAACAAGGagaggacaagagagagcaacGTGCCAGTATGCAGAAGCTCGCGCTAGAGATTGGGCGACGGGCTGGCGCGATGCTAACACGCACGCttgccgtctctctccccttttccttcctctttcccgcGGCTCTCTGCGTCGATGTTTCTCCGTCGTGTTGACCACATTTCTGTATCATGTCGACGACCGAAGcatctcttcttttcccctccccctccccccccccttcactgCCATGCCGTTCTGTCCATTCATAGCGGCTGGGCTGATGGTGCAGCTTTTTTGTTAAGTTTCACTGCGTACTGCTCTTGGGCATCTCCTGCGTTGTTGCGCATCGGCCACGCGGATGTGCTCGGCGGTAGTTGGCTGTATGACTTCATGCCAGCAACACCGTCCCGCCTTTCTCCGCTCTTTTCGCTCCCCACCTCTTGCCCATgcacggagggagggagggagaggtcaTCATGGAGAGGAACACTGCAACGTTGAcctgcgcccctccccctcccccccccccctcatcacCCACGAAAACAAGATGAGAAGGACAAGACAGAGAcaaacagagaggggagcaaTCGAAGAAGCATAAGAACGCAACACGCAGAGACGAGAAGATTCatgccgcacacgcacacgcacacgaggtGGGAagaagcgtgtgtgtctgcgtaggaggggggaggagtaaTGGGTATGTTGCTATCTCTGTGATGTTCATTATGACTACGTTGTTATTCTTCcccaccttttttttccctttccttgtGTAAAAGCCCTCCTCTGCGTCTGGGTgaggctgtgtgtgtgtgtgtgtgagagagagagtgggggtgTGCCTGGATCTGGCGTTGCTGATGGTTGTTTTCACgtacccacacgcacacgcagccacacacaccgacgcgAAAGACAAGGGCCAAGAAAGGATCTCACTTTAGCCTGTATCACAcacccttttcctttcctgttttgttttctctctctctctctgtacgaCATCTTCGTGGGCAAACCCACATGCGCGAGACTAACGCAAAATCATCACACCAAAAAGGCGCGAGCATCcgacgagggagaggtaGAAGGAGAGTGAGCTGAGAAAGTGCCTGTCCAGACTGCCTGGGATGTCGCTCGattctcccctctcgccctccgtccctctctctctttctctctctctctcacccatCCCTTCGCCCTTTGCTGGGCggctgtgtgggtgtcggtCAGgtcatatatatatatatatatatatatatgtgtgtgtgtgtgtgtgtgtgtgtNNNNNNNNNNNNNNNNNNNNNNNNNNNNNNNNNNNNNNNNNNNNNNNNNNNNNNNNNNNNNNNNNNNNNNNNNNNNNNNNNNNNNNNNNNNNNNNNNNNNCCAcgctctgttttttttttttgggggttttttggggggggggaaaaacgcacacgcacacacacgcacacgcacacaaaagCCTCGAGTGTGTGGGCCTGCaggccccctccctcccctcccttttactgcacaccgcctccacctACCCCATCAGTGccccgcccgcccccccccccccgccatTGCATCGCGCCCTCGCCGACTCATTAattaacacacacacacacaatcacacacacacacgaaggaaagggggagaggtgacGCGCATACAGTAGTGAAACGCAGTCACCTCCTCTTATTCTCTCCGTGGGTTTGCTGCACCTTATTTGTGACTCTGTGCGTGGCGGTGTGCAACCCAGTGCaggagcgagaagagggatACGTGAgggtttgttgttgttgttgttgtgtgcgtgtgctcgtgctcgtgctgctgtgggtgtgttcaCCCTCCGTGCCTGATCCTCGCTttgtctttctcccccccccccctctcccccctttttccttaGTCGCTGTGTGCTTCGTGTCCTCACTTCTTCTCGTCAGCATGCAAGCAAGCAAACAGTGACGCACGtacgcctctcctctctacccCCTTTCCAGACCACCCACTCACACTTTCTCCTCCTACGGCCGTtgcggcgcgcgcgcacgatTTCTCTGtcctgttttttttttttggtggtggtggtggtggcctgCTTTGCTTCAAGTGCTCTTCCATATattgcgcgtgtgtgtgtgtgtgtgtgtctgacTGCCTATTGTCAGCACTTTATCgtcctcccaccccaccccagccccttccctcccctcccctcccctcccctcctcctgctattccatgtgtgggtgtgccacaCCACACGCGCTGCCTTTGCTgaccttctccttttctcttctcagCTGCACGCTGCGTCGCGCGCCACGGTGTCTGTTGCGGAAGGTGGGTGTGCGACAGACCGTCTCGCTCTTTCGGCTGCACCTCAaatcccccccctcccctcccctcccacccaaTCACTCCAACAGCCGCCTCTGACTTCCGCAAAATACAGTGAGCACtgcgcatacgcacacgccaGGCGACTCTTAAAATGGCCTCTCACTCTTTCTACAGCGACGCCGGgacagcagtggtgccgcaTAGCATCAACATCTCGACTGCCAAAGCCATACCGTCGCACGCGCCGTCGTCTTACACAGAGAAGCCCTTGAGTGAGCAACAACAAATCTCGAGCTTGAACCAAACAACAACCTCGTTGGCCATGAGCTTGAACAGTTCTATAAACAATAAATGTACCTCGACTGCCATTGCCTCTGCACCGGCGCCACCATCACACGGCGGTGCCAGTCACGGCATTGGGGCGGCAACAACAGACAGTGGCCAGGTGCGCGCGGGCTGGAATACCTCCTCACccgtggcagcgcagcataacagcagcacagccgtCAAGAGGGACGGCTGTCCTCCATCACAGACGCATCTGCAACCACCGtctccctcgctgctgtcgcacagcacagacgcaggcgaggaaggcggcgaCGCGCAGAACGCGTTCTCCACTGAGCCGCTCGAGTACTGTGGCGTTCATCTCCTGCCCGGTGTCGAACAGATCGACTTTGACGAAGGCTACTACGTCGGCACGATCGACGAAAATGGTGAGATGGCGGGCTACGGCAAGGCAACGTGGCACAGCGGTGACACATACGAAGGTGAGTGGCTGGATGGCATGATGCACGGCAAGGGAATCTACACCTGGGCGGACGGTGACTATTACCACGGCGACTACGTTAGAGGCCGCATGGAGGGTTCTGGCGAGATGAAGGATGCCACAGGGCTC encodes the following:
- a CDS encoding microtubule-associated protein, putative (TriTrypDB/GeneDB-style sysID: LpmP.05.0370.A~disrupted due to non-sequenced internal amino acid repeat); this translates as MPSAVANLPTTQRPTRHATLFTEYQEAYQWRGLPEKPVATNDDNDYPQVHVDQAMYN
- a CDS encoding microtubule-associated protein, putative (TriTrypDB/GeneDB-style sysID: LpmP.05.0370.B~disrupted due to non-sequenced internal amino acid repeat), which encodes DEFRNHREIDRDMFMSSGVKDSQECETVRSAGDVLDERIVYGSSAGEGDGRAERGVDSRGVLLMEQQKEVAGSIVSEASAMPAECLAPTAVYSTPAKVEEVHNRRGLACPSIYESTYAKDYIASGSVTASLAGNSAVPPLSIPTYRNSGSKKNTGRSSVRAPTIASQAKNSAAAAAKYQAPSSQRSSAEEMPVKKVQPGAPAQKEVLAIPQPRRKGSYETEYNKNYRAYSSMPTPLTTPRHTQACVHHVDPAFYTTTCNSAYAAPPPAPVRSAFTRPAVAARHMDPAFYTTTCNSAYAAPPPAPARSAFPRPAVAVRHVNPSMYVSTSRATYL